Below is a genomic region from Pseudomonas berkeleyensis.
AGCGAGCAGTCGGTCAACTACAAGGACTACGAGCGTCCGACCGTACAGCGTCAGAGCCACGGTGGCGCGGCGACTGCAGCCAAGCTCAATACCCAGGATGATCTCGATTACCTGGATATTCCGGCTTTCCTGCGTCGTCAGGCTGATTGATGGAATGTATCAGGAGTATAAAGGTGATTGGTGTTCAGCAAAGGTCGGTTCTGCTATCATTCCCGACCATTGTTGAAAACAGTTCGCAACTAGCGATATAGCGGCCAAGCCATGATCAGACAACGCACCCTGAAGAACATCATCCGTGCCACCGGCGTTGGCCTGCATTCGGGGGAGAAGGTTTACCTGACCCTGAAGCCGGCACCGGTGGATACCGGTATCGTGTTCCGTCGCACTGACCTCGACCCCGTGGTGGAAATCCGCGCGCTGGCCGGGAATGTCGGTGAAACCACCATGTCGACCACGTTGATCAATGGTGACGTCAAGGTGGATACGGTAGAGCATCTGCTTTCGGCCATGGCAGGCCTGGGCATCGATAACGCCTACGTCGAGCTCTCCGCGTCCGAAGTGCCGATCATGGATGGCAGCGCCGGTCCCTTTGTATTCCTGATTCAATCCGCTGGCCTGCAGGAGCAGGAAGCGCCGAAGAAGTTCATCCGCATCCTGCGCGAAGTGACGGTGGTGGAGGGCGACAAGCGCGCCACCTTCGTACCTTTCGACGGGTTCAAGGTGAGCTTCGAGATCGACTTCGATCACCCCGTGTTCCGCAATCGTACGCAGAGCGCCAGTGTGGATTTCTCCAGCACGTCTTTCGTCAAGGAAGTCAGCCGAGCCCGCACTTTCGGTTTCATGCGTGACATCGAGTTCCTGCGTTCACAGAACCTGGCACTCGGCGGTAGCGTGGAGAACGCCATCGTGGTCGACGAGCATCGCGTGCTCAACGAAGACGGCCTGCGTTACGAGGACGAGTTCGTCAAACACAAGATTCTCGATGCCATCGGCGACCTGTACCTGTTGGGTAACAGCCTGATTGGCGAGTTCAAGGGCTTCAAGTCCGGTCACGCACTGAACAACCGTT
It encodes:
- the lpxC gene encoding UDP-3-O-acyl-N-acetylglucosamine deacetylase — protein: MIRQRTLKNIIRATGVGLHSGEKVYLTLKPAPVDTGIVFRRTDLDPVVEIRALAGNVGETTMSTTLINGDVKVDTVEHLLSAMAGLGIDNAYVELSASEVPIMDGSAGPFVFLIQSAGLQEQEAPKKFIRILREVTVVEGDKRATFVPFDGFKVSFEIDFDHPVFRNRTQSASVDFSSTSFVKEVSRARTFGFMRDIEFLRSQNLALGGSVENAIVVDEHRVLNEDGLRYEDEFVKHKILDAIGDLYLLGNSLIGEFKGFKSGHALNNRLLRTLIEQTDAWEMVTFEDAKLAPISYMRPVAAV